A genomic window from Vagococcus sp. CY52-2 includes:
- the yjeM gene encoding glutamate/gamma-aminobutyrate family transporter YjeM gives MTKATKKVTLFGLILMIFTSVFGFGNAPVAFYRMGYGAIIWYILAALFFFIPYALMMAEYGSTFKHESGGMYTWMEKSVGPKYAFIGTFMWYTSYIIWMVNVSTKVFITLSTTYSGSDHTNYWSLFGLDSTQTIGLLAILFIIIVTFFAARGLDKITKITSVGGIAVTFLNVVLIVVSLIILVFNKGQVAQPIEGMKSFIDSPNPGFNSPLAIISFLVFAIFAYGGLEAVGGLVDKTENAEKNFPKGVILSAIIISIGYALTILLWGVSTNWDSVLSGNNVNLGNITYVLMNNLGFELGRAINLSTDTALAIGHAFARFTGLSMFLAYLGAFFTLIYSPLKTIIEGTPKGLWPEKMVRENDKGMPAFAMWIQCVIVVVILALVSFGGKDAQSFYNVLTLMVNVSMTIPYLFLTGAFPAFKQKTDIDHSINIFKTKTQYMVSTIVVMAVIGFANIFTIIEPLFREGGPVWGDTLWQIAGPVLFSLIALLLFNRYEKRKKD, from the coding sequence ATGACAAAAGCAACAAAAAAAGTAACCCTGTTCGGTTTAATCTTAATGATTTTTACCTCGGTATTCGGGTTTGGTAATGCTCCAGTCGCCTTTTATCGTATGGGATACGGTGCAATCATTTGGTATATTTTAGCTGCACTCTTTTTCTTTATACCATATGCACTTATGATGGCTGAATATGGGTCTACTTTCAAACATGAAAGTGGTGGGATGTACACTTGGATGGAAAAATCTGTTGGACCAAAATATGCGTTCATTGGGACATTTATGTGGTACACCTCTTATATCATTTGGATGGTTAATGTATCAACTAAGGTATTCATTACGCTATCAACCACTTACTCAGGTTCAGATCACACCAATTATTGGAGTTTATTTGGTCTTGATTCGACTCAAACAATTGGATTACTTGCTATTTTATTTATTATTATTGTCACCTTTTTCGCAGCAAGAGGATTAGATAAAATCACTAAAATCACATCTGTTGGTGGGATTGCTGTAACATTTTTAAATGTTGTATTAATCGTTGTCAGCTTAATTATTTTAGTTTTTAACAAAGGACAAGTCGCTCAACCAATCGAAGGCATGAAAAGTTTTATTGATTCACCTAATCCAGGATTTAATTCTCCACTGGCCATTATTTCATTTTTAGTATTTGCTATTTTTGCTTATGGAGGATTGGAAGCTGTCGGTGGTTTAGTTGATAAAACAGAAAACGCTGAAAAAAACTTTCCTAAAGGAGTTATTCTTTCAGCTATCATCATCTCTATTGGGTATGCATTAACCATTCTTTTATGGGGTGTGTCAACAAACTGGGATTCTGTTTTAAGTGGTAATAATGTCAATCTTGGTAATATCACTTATGTCTTAATGAATAATCTAGGATTTGAATTAGGTCGAGCAATTAATTTATCAACAGATACTGCTTTAGCCATTGGGCATGCATTTGCTAGATTTACAGGTTTATCCATGTTTCTAGCTTACTTAGGTGCTTTCTTTACTTTAATCTATTCGCCATTAAAAACGATTATCGAAGGAACACCAAAAGGACTTTGGCCTGAAAAAATGGTTAGAGAAAATGACAAAGGCATGCCAGCTTTTGCTATGTGGATTCAATGTGTGATTGTTGTTGTCATCTTAGCACTTGTATCATTTGGCGGAAAAGATGCTCAATCTTTCTATAATGTTTTAACCTTAATGGTTAATGTTTCTATGACAATTCCTTATCTATTTTTAACAGGAGCATTTCCAGCATTTAAACAAAAAACAGATATTGATCATTCTATTAATATCTTTAAAACAAAAACACAATATATGGTGAGCACAATAGTCGTCATGGCTGTTATTGGGTTTGCTAATATCTTTACCATTATTGAACCATTATTTAGAGAAGGTGGTCCTGTTTGGGGAGATACGCTATGGCAAATTGCCGGACCCGTATTATTTTCATTAATTGCCCTACTTTTATTCAATCGCTACGAGAAACGTAAAAAAGACTAA
- a CDS encoding CPBP family intramembrane glutamic endopeptidase produces the protein MTLNRNMIYTSFLYLFLLNSHLFFSLNNNQTMLLYSVIVWLILVIYFKTTKKDTLTKSTSSIKKIAWWGVVGLLLSFMVQWGFLFITNMISPSLNLNTDISGQSTYLFLLVSILFNPIMEELVFRFSFVNWIGQKLPIWVGIVVSSLIFMLMHTSGNLMIYFGLGMVFSYIYKKSGSILTSILVHMVMNGIVLWLN, from the coding sequence ATGACATTGAATCGAAATATGATTTATACAAGTTTTCTATATTTATTTTTATTGAACAGTCATTTATTTTTTTCATTAAATAACAATCAAACTATGTTGCTTTATAGTGTCATAGTATGGTTAATTTTAGTTATTTATTTTAAAACGACAAAAAAAGATACGTTAACAAAATCAACTTCTTCTATAAAAAAAATAGCATGGTGGGGAGTTGTAGGTCTGTTGTTAAGTTTTATGGTCCAATGGGGATTTTTATTTATCACTAATATGATTTCTCCAAGTTTAAATCTCAACACAGATATATCAGGTCAATCAACTTATTTATTTTTGCTTGTCTCTATTTTATTTAATCCTATCATGGAAGAATTGGTTTTTCGGTTTAGTTTTGTCAATTGGATTGGACAAAAATTACCGATTTGGGTGGGGATTGTAGTAAGTTCGCTGATTTTTATGTTGATGCACACAAGTGGGAATCTGATGATTTACTTTGGTTTGGGTATGGTTTTTTCATATATTTATAAAAAAAGTGGAAGTATTTTAACATCTATTCTGGTACATATGGTGATGAATGGGATAGTGCTTTGGCTAAATTAA
- a CDS encoding ATP-binding cassette domain-containing protein, translated as MILLQANNVSRLFGDDVLFENIQLDIQDKSRIALVGRNGAGKSTLLKILAGIEEPDTGLVTKTRDLTMGYLDQHTGLESDKTIWEEMLSVFDYVQEMEKNLRQLEKDIADPNIHDDEEKYQQVLKDYDKLQHEFNEMNGYGYESEIKSVLHGFRFDESYFDVPIQNLSGGQKTRLALARLLLEKPNLLILDEPTNHLDIDTLNWLEGYLHGYRGAILMVSHDRYFLDKIVNEVYDISRRKISHYKGNYSKFLEMKAERLEQEEKEYEKQQDKIAKLEDFVARNIVRASTTKRAQSRRKQLEKMEKLEKPLGDEKSAHFLFKINRTSGREVLTLDDVAVGYDDLILSEPINLALRKQESIALVGPNGVGKSTLLKSIIGDIPFIKGTADIGHKVDIGYYDQEQGKLSGSQSVLEELWREHPTTPEKDIRTLLGSFLFSGEDVKKTINLLSGGEKARVALAKLAMQKDNFLILDEPTNHLDIDSKEVLENALIEYDGTLLFVSHDRYFINRIATGVLELSEHGSTYYHGNYDYYLEKKAEEEERQALLNETQDNVVNQVTKDKLSYEESKERQKEQRKLVRLVDSLEAELQEAEEKIESIQKEMEQPEILEDHEQLLDLDKELQETYAKQETLLESWEHASVELESF; from the coding sequence ATGATTTTATTACAAGCTAACAATGTCTCTAGATTATTTGGAGATGACGTATTATTTGAAAATATACAATTAGATATACAAGATAAAAGTCGAATTGCGCTTGTTGGACGTAATGGTGCAGGGAAATCGACATTATTAAAAATATTAGCTGGCATTGAAGAGCCAGATACAGGTTTAGTTACGAAAACAAGAGATTTAACAATGGGTTATTTAGACCAACATACTGGTTTAGAATCAGATAAAACGATTTGGGAAGAGATGCTTAGTGTCTTTGACTATGTTCAAGAGATGGAAAAAAACTTACGACAATTAGAAAAAGACATCGCCGATCCAAATATCCATGATGATGAAGAAAAATATCAACAAGTACTAAAAGATTACGATAAATTACAACATGAGTTTAATGAAATGAATGGGTATGGTTATGAGTCTGAAATAAAATCTGTTTTACATGGATTTCGTTTTGATGAAAGCTATTTTGATGTCCCAATTCAAAATCTATCAGGTGGTCAAAAAACTCGTTTAGCATTGGCTCGTTTGTTATTGGAAAAACCTAATCTACTCATTTTAGATGAGCCGACTAACCATTTAGATATTGATACATTAAATTGGTTAGAAGGGTATTTACACGGCTATCGTGGGGCTATTTTGATGGTATCCCATGACCGTTATTTCTTAGATAAGATTGTGAATGAAGTATATGATATTAGTCGAAGAAAAATTAGTCATTATAAAGGTAATTATTCGAAGTTTTTAGAAATGAAAGCTGAGAGGTTAGAACAAGAAGAAAAAGAATACGAAAAACAGCAGGATAAAATTGCAAAACTAGAGGACTTTGTGGCACGAAACATTGTACGCGCATCAACAACAAAACGAGCACAAAGTCGTCGTAAACAATTAGAAAAAATGGAAAAATTAGAGAAGCCTTTAGGTGATGAGAAATCAGCTCATTTTCTATTTAAAATCAATCGCACGTCAGGTAGAGAAGTGCTAACGCTGGATGATGTGGCAGTGGGGTATGATGATCTTATTTTGAGTGAACCTATTAATCTAGCTTTGCGTAAACAAGAATCCATTGCTTTAGTTGGCCCAAATGGAGTTGGTAAATCAACATTATTAAAGAGTATTATTGGAGATATTCCATTTATTAAAGGAACAGCTGATATTGGCCATAAAGTAGATATTGGTTACTATGACCAAGAACAAGGAAAACTTAGTGGAAGTCAAAGCGTGTTGGAAGAATTATGGCGTGAGCATCCAACGACACCAGAAAAAGATATCAGAACACTTTTAGGTAGTTTTTTATTTTCTGGAGAAGACGTTAAAAAAACGATTAACTTATTAAGTGGGGGGGAAAAAGCGAGAGTAGCATTAGCAAAATTAGCGATGCAAAAAGATAATTTCCTTATTCTTGATGAGCCGACTAACCATTTGGATATTGACAGTAAAGAAGTTTTGGAGAATGCGTTAATCGAGTATGATGGAACATTATTATTTGTTTCTCACGATCGTTACTTTATTAATCGAATCGCAACAGGCGTTTTAGAGTTGTCAGAACATGGTAGTACTTATTATCATGGGAATTATGATTACTACCTCGAGAAAAAAGCAGAAGAAGAAGAAAGACAAGCTTTATTGAATGAAACACAAGACAATGTAGTGAATCAAGTAACTAAAGATAAATTAAGTTACGAAGAATCAAAAGAGCGACAAAAAGAACAACGTAAACTGGTGCGATTAGTTGATTCATTGGAAGCTGAGTTGCAAGAAGCAGAAGAAAAAATAGAATCTATCCAAAAAGAGATGGAGCAACCAGAGATTTTAGAGGATCATGAACAACTCTTAGATTTAGATAAAGAATTACAAGAAACCTATGCTAAACAAGAAACGCTATTAGAATCTTGGGAACATGCTTCAGTGGAGTTAGAGTCATTTTAA
- a CDS encoding AIM24 family protein: MYKYILLFDVTHWDNSIVLDDGLFLACDSRLKHKAIMRSKMSSAMVGNEGLFNLNIKGSGVLCLESPTPYEELIEIELQDDVLKIERLT; encoded by the coding sequence GTGTATAAATATATTCTATTATTTGATGTAACACACTGGGACAATTCAATTGTACTTGATGATGGTTTATTCTTAGCCTGTGACTCAAGATTAAAACATAAAGCAATTATGCGTTCAAAGATGTCATCAGCTATGGTGGGAAACGAAGGATTGTTTAATTTAAATATAAAAGGTAGTGGGGTTCTTTGTTTGGAATCTCCAACACCTTATGAAGAACTGATTGAAATTGAATTACAAGATGATGTATTAAAAATAGAAAGATTAACATAA
- a CDS encoding S66 peptidase family protein: protein MFKPRRLKRGDKVAIISLSKGLLGEEFVEHNLILGKKRLEDYGLDVVFMPHALKGIDFVDRHPEKRAKDLIQAFEDDSIKGIICAIGGDDTYRTLPYLMENEKFKNLVKTKPKLFTGFSDSTINHLMFYCLGLTTYYGMAFIPDLGEISDSMLPYTEKYFSYYFSESPLYEVIKPSEVWYDERLDFSKNALGQQRISHIETKGYELLQGKSVFEGELLGGCIDSLYDMLTPFTNSDEPEVVERYGIFPDLTNWQGKILFIETSEVKESPETVEKMLGVLKDKGIFDVVNGVIFGKPQDEVFYEEYKQSLVKVIDNKELPIVYNVNFGHATPRCVLPYGVRVQVDSEKQEIRLLELAFM from the coding sequence ATGTTTAAACCAAGACGATTAAAACGTGGAGATAAAGTTGCGATTATCAGCTTATCAAAAGGATTATTGGGAGAAGAATTTGTTGAACATAACCTTATTTTAGGGAAAAAGAGATTGGAAGATTATGGGTTAGACGTTGTGTTTATGCCACATGCTTTAAAAGGGATAGATTTTGTTGATAGACATCCAGAAAAAAGGGCCAAGGATTTGATTCAAGCTTTTGAAGATGACTCTATCAAAGGGATTATTTGTGCGATTGGAGGAGATGATACTTATCGAACACTTCCATATCTAATGGAGAATGAAAAATTTAAAAATTTAGTCAAAACTAAACCAAAATTATTCACTGGATTTTCTGATTCTACGATTAATCATTTGATGTTTTATTGTCTTGGTTTAACCACTTATTATGGGATGGCTTTTATTCCTGATTTAGGCGAAATTAGTGATAGTATGTTGCCTTATACTGAAAAGTATTTTAGTTATTATTTTTCAGAAAGTCCGCTATATGAAGTAATAAAACCTAGTGAAGTTTGGTATGATGAACGGCTGGATTTTTCTAAAAATGCATTAGGGCAACAACGTATTAGCCATATTGAGACAAAAGGCTATGAGTTGCTACAAGGTAAGTCGGTATTTGAAGGAGAATTGTTAGGTGGTTGTATCGATAGTTTGTATGATATGTTAACACCATTTACAAATAGTGATGAACCAGAAGTGGTTGAACGATACGGTATTTTTCCAGACTTAACGAATTGGCAAGGAAAGATTTTATTTATTGAAACGTCAGAAGTGAAAGAGTCGCCAGAAACAGTTGAAAAAATGTTGGGAGTATTGAAAGACAAAGGTATATTTGATGTGGTGAATGGTGTTATTTTTGGTAAACCACAAGACGAAGTATTTTATGAAGAATACAAACAATCTTTAGTTAAAGTGATTGATAATAAAGAGTTGCCAATAGTTTACAATGTTAATTTTGGCCATGCGACGCCACGATGTGTATTGCCATATGGGGTTCGTGTACAAGTTGATAGTGAGAAACAAGAAATTAGATTGTTAGAGTTGGCGTTTATGTAA
- the groL gene encoding chaperonin GroEL (60 kDa chaperone family; promotes refolding of misfolded polypeptides especially under stressful conditions; forms two stacked rings of heptamers to form a barrel-shaped 14mer; ends can be capped by GroES; misfolded proteins enter the barrel where they are refolded when GroES binds) produces the protein MAKDIKFSEDARSSMVRGVDTLANIVKVTLGPKGRNVVLDKSFGSPLITNDGVTIAKEVELEDRFENMGAQLVAEVASKTNDIAGDGTTTATVLTQAIVREGLKNVTAGANPIGIRRGIELATKKAVEELHAISKKIDSKESIAQVAAVSSGSEKIGELISEAMEKVGNDGVITIEESKGIETELDVVEGMQFDRGYLSQYMVTDNDKMEAVLENPYILITDKKISNIQDILPLLEQILQQGKPLLIIADDVDGEALPTLVLNKIRGTFNVAAVKAPGFGDRRKEMLQDIAALTGATVITEDLGLDLKDTTIDALGSASKVVIDKDNTTIVEGNGDKQAIENRVSLIRSQIAETTSDFDREKLQERLAKLAGGVAVIKVGAATETELKELKLRIEDALNATRAAVEEGIVAGGGTAFVNVLPKVAELDVTGDEKTGVNIVVRALEEPVRQIAENAGMEGSVVVDKLKQADAGVGYNAKEDTWVNMIDAGIVDPTKVSRSALQNAASVSALILTTEGVIADKPEPESAGMPGGMDPSMMGGMM, from the coding sequence ATGGCAAAAGATATTAAATTCTCTGAAGACGCTCGTAGCTCAATGGTACGTGGTGTTGATACATTAGCAAATATTGTAAAAGTAACATTAGGACCTAAAGGACGTAACGTTGTTTTAGATAAATCATTTGGTTCTCCATTAATTACAAACGATGGTGTCACTATCGCTAAAGAAGTCGAACTTGAAGATCGTTTTGAAAACATGGGGGCTCAATTGGTGGCTGAAGTAGCTTCTAAAACAAATGACATCGCAGGTGATGGAACAACGACTGCAACTGTTTTAACTCAAGCAATCGTTCGTGAAGGGCTTAAAAATGTCACTGCGGGTGCTAATCCAATTGGCATTCGTCGTGGGATTGAACTTGCTACTAAAAAAGCTGTTGAAGAATTACATGCTATTTCTAAAAAAATTGACTCTAAAGAATCAATCGCACAAGTAGCTGCTGTTTCTTCTGGTAGTGAAAAAATTGGTGAATTAATCTCTGAAGCAATGGAAAAAGTTGGTAACGACGGCGTTATCACAATCGAAGAATCTAAAGGGATTGAAACTGAATTAGACGTTGTTGAAGGAATGCAATTTGACCGTGGTTATTTATCTCAATACATGGTAACAGACAACGATAAAATGGAAGCTGTTTTAGAAAATCCATACATCTTAATTACAGATAAAAAAATCTCTAATATTCAAGATATTTTACCTTTATTAGAGCAAATTTTACAACAAGGTAAACCATTATTAATCATTGCTGATGATGTTGATGGTGAAGCTTTACCAACATTAGTCTTAAACAAAATCCGTGGTACATTCAATGTGGCTGCTGTTAAAGCTCCTGGCTTTGGTGACCGTCGTAAAGAAATGTTACAAGACATTGCTGCTTTAACTGGCGCAACTGTTATCACTGAAGACTTAGGATTAGATTTAAAAGACACAACAATTGATGCCCTAGGTTCTGCAAGTAAAGTGGTTATCGACAAAGATAACACAACAATTGTTGAAGGAAATGGTGACAAACAAGCAATTGAAAATCGTGTGTCATTAATCCGTTCTCAAATTGCTGAAACAACATCAGATTTTGACCGTGAAAAATTACAAGAACGCTTAGCTAAATTAGCTGGTGGTGTTGCTGTTATTAAAGTTGGTGCTGCAACTGAAACTGAATTAAAAGAATTAAAACTACGTATTGAAGATGCGTTAAACGCAACTCGTGCTGCTGTTGAAGAAGGGATTGTTGCTGGTGGTGGTACGGCATTTGTTAATGTATTACCAAAAGTGGCTGAACTTGATGTAACAGGTGACGAGAAAACTGGTGTGAACATTGTTGTCCGTGCTTTAGAAGAACCAGTTCGTCAAATCGCTGAAAACGCTGGTATGGAGGGCTCAGTTGTTGTTGATAAACTAAAACAAGCTGATGCAGGTGTTGGATACAATGCAAAAGAGGATACTTGGGTTAACATGATTGATGCTGGTATCGTGGATCCAACTAAAGTATCACGTTCAGCTTTACAAAATGCTGCAAGTGTTTCTGCTTTAATCTTAACGACTGAAGGGGTTATTGCTGACAAACCAGAACCAGAATCTGCCGGCATGCCTGGTGGAATGGACCCATCAATGATGGGCGGTATGATGTAA
- the groES gene encoding co-chaperone GroES has protein sequence MEGYTLLKPLGDRVVIKVKEAEEKTASGLVLTSASKEKSQTGEVIAIGDGRTLENGTKLSVSVSVGQTVLFEKYAGQEVSDSGEDYLVLHDKDIIAIVE, from the coding sequence ATGGAGGGATACACATTGTTAAAACCATTAGGAGATCGTGTTGTTATTAAAGTAAAAGAAGCGGAAGAAAAAACTGCCAGTGGACTAGTTTTAACATCAGCTTCAAAAGAAAAATCTCAAACAGGTGAGGTCATTGCTATTGGTGATGGTCGTACTTTAGAAAATGGGACAAAATTATCCGTATCTGTAAGCGTTGGACAAACTGTCCTATTCGAAAAATATGCCGGTCAAGAAGTCAGTGACTCTGGTGAAGATTACTTAGTACTACACGACAAAGATATAATCGCAATCGTAGAATAA
- a CDS encoding bifunctional UDP-sugar hydrolase/5'-nucleotidase: protein MSPKIERRSISNKGDIQQIMKKVKLATITLLGIVGLVGCTTKTNEDSSKKKESEQKELTILGTSDIHGRYMAWDYTTDVENKIGSFSQIGTIVKEVRDNNKNTLLVDAGDLIQDNSAEIFKNDDNHPATTVLKALKYDVWTMGNHEFDYGFDVLDNITDQFDGAVLAGNVKLDNDQPYFDSYKVIEKDGIKVGFIGMTTPMVAEFKKDTTIFDGKKLTDPVKETINVVKELKSKVDVLVGVVHMGLDNENDVHNTGVADMAEAIPELDVVFAGHMHKLVEEEYINNVLIVEPDKYGRFVSRVDLTLDKTKDGYKVKNKKGSAIEVAKYKEDKEINDLLKSSHEKARKVANTVVGQLTGMDLVPKNDIKGISNAQIEETPLVNFFGEVMLHYSKNADVVAFQIDTDTPSLDIGDIKKKDIARNYQFTDGEVTVFDITGKDLKDYMEWGADYYNQSQPGDVTISYNPKRRINKYNTNDRFYNVKYDIDLSQPAGKRITNLRRLDDTPIDLNEPLKIGMNQYRMNFLTSEEGPLAGRKFNQVYSTFSPDAFGEVEGRIRELSARYIKEEKNGVYEGKLLNNWKIVGTDTDSKAHQDVAELINDDIIEIPSMEDGKVTNIKSINVDEVANDDDITKLSKKANIDKTKLKNVKTTGDLYSQINQIRKK from the coding sequence ATGTCGCCAAAAATCGAAAGGAGAAGTATATCAAATAAAGGTGATATACAACAGATTATGAAAAAAGTTAAATTAGCAACAATCACATTATTAGGGATTGTCGGGTTAGTTGGTTGTACAACTAAAACAAATGAAGACTCTTCTAAGAAAAAAGAGTCAGAACAAAAAGAATTAACCATTTTAGGAACATCTGATATTCACGGTCGGTATATGGCCTGGGATTATACAACAGATGTCGAAAATAAAATCGGTAGTTTTTCTCAAATTGGAACTATCGTAAAAGAAGTTAGAGATAACAATAAGAATACTCTACTTGTTGATGCCGGGGATTTAATTCAAGACAACTCAGCTGAAATTTTTAAAAACGATGATAATCACCCTGCAACAACTGTACTAAAAGCTCTTAAGTACGATGTTTGGACTATGGGAAATCATGAATTTGATTATGGTTTTGATGTTTTAGACAACATCACTGACCAATTTGATGGAGCTGTCCTAGCAGGTAATGTTAAATTAGATAATGATCAACCTTATTTTGATTCTTACAAAGTTATTGAAAAAGATGGGATTAAAGTTGGTTTTATTGGAATGACCACTCCAATGGTTGCGGAATTTAAAAAAGATACTACAATTTTTGATGGAAAAAAACTAACAGACCCAGTCAAAGAAACGATTAACGTTGTAAAAGAGTTGAAAAGTAAAGTCGATGTTTTAGTTGGTGTAGTACATATGGGATTAGATAATGAAAATGATGTACATAATACTGGTGTTGCGGATATGGCTGAAGCCATTCCTGAATTAGATGTGGTTTTTGCCGGACACATGCATAAATTAGTAGAAGAGGAATACATTAATAATGTCTTAATTGTAGAACCTGATAAGTATGGTCGATTTGTCTCACGCGTTGATTTAACATTAGACAAAACAAAAGATGGCTACAAAGTAAAAAATAAAAAAGGATCAGCGATTGAAGTTGCTAAATATAAGGAAGATAAGGAAATCAATGATTTATTAAAATCATCTCATGAAAAAGCGCGTAAAGTCGCGAATACTGTCGTTGGTCAATTAACTGGAATGGACTTAGTTCCTAAAAACGATATTAAAGGGATTTCAAATGCTCAAATAGAAGAAACACCTTTAGTTAACTTCTTTGGTGAAGTGATGCTTCATTATAGTAAAAATGCTGATGTTGTGGCTTTCCAAATCGATACCGATACACCGTCATTAGATATCGGTGACATTAAGAAAAAAGATATTGCCAGAAACTATCAATTTACTGATGGCGAAGTGACAGTCTTTGATATTACCGGAAAAGACTTAAAAGACTACATGGAATGGGGAGCTGATTACTACAATCAAAGCCAACCAGGAGATGTCACCATTAGTTATAATCCAAAAAGAAGAATCAATAAATACAACACAAACGATCGCTTTTACAATGTAAAATACGACATTGATTTATCCCAACCAGCTGGTAAACGCATTACTAATTTAAGACGACTTGATGACACCCCTATTGATTTAAATGAGCCTTTGAAAATTGGAATGAATCAATATCGAATGAATTTCTTAACTTCAGAAGAAGGGCCTTTAGCTGGTAGAAAATTCAACCAAGTATACTCTACCTTTTCTCCTGATGCTTTTGGTGAAGTTGAAGGTCGTATTCGTGAATTATCTGCTCGATATATCAAAGAAGAAAAAAATGGTGTCTATGAAGGTAAGTTACTGAATAATTGGAAAATCGTTGGTACTGATACTGACTCTAAAGCTCATCAAGACGTTGCTGAATTGATTAATGATGATATTATTGAGATTCCAAGTATGGAAGACGGAAAAGTAACCAATATAAAATCAATTAATGTGGATGAAGTTGCCAACGACGATGATATAACAAAACTAAGTAAAAAAGCTAACATTGATAAAACAAAATTAAAAAATGTTAAAACAACTGGAGATTTATATTCCCAAATAAACCAAATTCGAAAAAAATAG
- a CDS encoding redox-sensing transcriptional repressor Rex produces MKDTTIPKATAKRLPLYYRYLKFLFDSGKKKVSSTELSEAVKVDSATIRRDFSYFGELGKRGYGYDVESLMTFFAKTLNEDRLTNVALVGVGNLGHALLNYRFHQSDSIRISAAFDVKPDIVGRILDGVPIYDANDMVEQIRAQHIDVAILTVPPAHAQENADRLVEAGIKGIMNFTPIRINVPKDVQIQNVDLTNEMQTLIYFLSNYKED; encoded by the coding sequence ATGAAAGACACGACTATTCCAAAGGCAACTGCCAAAAGGTTACCTTTGTATTATCGATATTTAAAATTTTTATTTGATTCAGGAAAGAAAAAAGTCTCTTCAACTGAGTTAAGTGAGGCTGTGAAAGTTGACAGTGCTACTATTCGACGTGACTTTTCTTATTTTGGGGAACTAGGTAAACGTGGTTACGGGTATGACGTGGAAAGTTTAATGACTTTTTTTGCTAAAACGTTAAATGAAGATCGTTTAACAAATGTAGCTCTTGTCGGTGTTGGTAATTTAGGACACGCATTATTGAACTACCGTTTCCATCAAAGTGATAGTATTCGTATCAGTGCTGCATTTGATGTTAAACCTGATATTGTTGGTCGCATACTTGATGGCGTTCCTATCTATGATGCTAATGATATGGTCGAACAAATTCGTGCACAACATATTGATGTTGCCATTTTGACTGTCCCACCAGCACATGCACAAGAAAATGCTGACCGTCTAGTTGAAGCCGGAATCAAAGGCATTATGAATTTCACACCAATTCGTATCAACGTTCCAAAGGATGTTCAAATTCAAAATGTTGACCTAACAAATGAAATGCAAACATTAATCTACTTCTTATCTAACTACAAAGAAGACTAA